The window gcATTGCAGGTGTGGCACTGATGCAGTCTATGATGATGTCACAGGTAAGCTGCAGAAGACTCTAACTGCCTTCCCCCTGCGTGTCCTCCCTTTGATACTGAGATACTTCGCCAAAAACGACATGCAGCTTTTGGCGTGGGTGGAGGTAGGTTGGGGGCCTTCAGGGGCCATGTAAGTGATGGTTATGGAATTGGAACATAAAACAAAGTAGTATGAACATACAATATCTCCTTCTGAAAGGTAGGTCAgcttcatatttattatatacttatatttatatgtatttgggtTTTGTGAAAAGGGAACATTTCAGGATATTAGTGTTCCTCCAATGTAGATTAATGAATCCCACCCCAGACCTCCAGTGAACACTCTTAAACTCATATGCACTGGAACAtaaagttatttttctttcatattgcCTTCtccatgtaattttttttttctgacaggtGCTGTGTTACAGGTATGGAAATGTGGACAGGGAGCAGAGAAGAGAACTGCAAGGACAGTACAACCAAGGAGCAGGAGATGGATCTGTAGAAGAACCAGGAAAAACAGAAGTCAACGGTAATAAACACAGAGATGAAGGAGCAGAAAAACCACCAGTTGCTTTGGAAATTCAACAGAGAGAACCAGCAGATGGGCAAGGAGAACTAAGATTAGGATGGAGGAAATACATAGAACTAGCAAAAGAACCAGTGCCAGAATTTAGACTGAGTAAACCCACAGCTAAGGGAGCAGGAGCAGAAAACCCGCTAGAGTCCAACAGAGATATCTCAGCAAAAACAGAATTAGGAGCAAGTCCATCAGAGTTCAGGGAAATTCTCTCTTCGGTTCTCATGGAAGCCAAGGCATGCATAGCTGAGGGAACTGCAGAAGAAAAGTCTCCAAAGTGTAAAAGAGATGATATCCTCCCAGCAAGTGACAATGAAACAGAATCAGAAACAAGTCAGTTAGAGCTAAGGAGaattccctctcctgtccctatAGAAGCCAAGGCATGCCCAGCTGAGGGAACAAAAAGAGACAACTCCTCTAAACCTGATAGAGGTGTCCTCCCTGCAAGTGACAGTGAGACGGGATCAGAAGCAAGTCAGTTAGAGCTAAGGGAAATTACATCTCCCGTCCCTATGGAAGCCATGGCATGTACAGctgagggaatgagaagagaaaagtccCCTAATCCTAACACAGATGACCTCCCAGCAAATGACAGCGAGACAAGATCAGAAGTTACATTAGAACTTAGGGAAATCCCCTCTCCTGTTCCTGTGGGAACCAATCCATGCACAACTGAgggaacagaaatgaaaaaatctCAACAACCTAATGCATACATCCCCCAAGCAAGTAAAAGTGAGACAGGATCAGAAGTAACTGATGTATATAATTCATGTGAATTGCATGAGGTGAATTCCAGGCCCCGAGTGGAGGCACAGCAAACTGGTACAAAAATAAAGTATGCTGAACACAGTACAGAAATACAGGACACCAGTGAAGATCCTGAATCTGAAATTTGGAACAAACAAGATGGGATTTCAGAACAGAAAATACAGGATACCATTCCAAAGCAGGAAATTCAGGACAAAACTgaagacaaaaatatacaaaatactgAATTAGAACAGCAGGTACATATGCTGACGAAAACTGACTTGATAAGGGAGGGAGTTTTAAAAGAGTCGGAATTGCAAGACATAAGAGAAAAGCTACAGGAAATGGTAAAATATGACAAACAGTACCAGAAATTTATTGGTATTGTGGAACGGTTGCAGTTGAATATACCATTTCAATCCAAATCAAAGGGGATTATTCTGACTTTGATCAAGTCAGTGAAGACAACCTGGGAACAGACATaccaagaagggaagggaagggatacagatgatggggatgatgaagaaaaagagatgtcATTGGGGTTTGTGCTTCAGTCATTGAGAAACAAATCAAAGAACTCTTCTGTTGACTTGAGCAAAATTCCGGAGGCATGCCAAGAGGTTCAGCTTCGAGGAGAGAGACAGCATGATAGAGAAATTAGGAGTCAGTCTACATCAGAGACTTGTGCATCAGAGCCAACAGAGGCAGAACATGCAGATTCTGAGATGCAAGAAGAATTCTCAAACCAACATAAGCTTACAAAGGATCTCCCAAGCACCAAATGCCCCAAATTACCACTGGAAAATTATccaagtgtgagagagaaaaagttagaaTATACATTGTGTGAACGTAAAGACGCTACGGCATCAGTAATATCACAGGAAACTGCACAAGACAGTATACCTTGCAGGAGAGCCCCAAGCAGAGGCCGAGGGAAGTTTAATCTCTGTTCTGTGAGACGCCCAGACTTCGATTACCGAGAAGATACCACTGGGGCAAGGCCGAAGAATGTATTCTTCAGAGGGAGACCCAGCCAGGAAGACCTGAGCATTTTTGATGAAAAAGATGCATCCAGTAGCACTTTGAGCAAAGTCACCAGTTCAAGGATTGTGAGTGAAGGTATATATTATAACTTTAATACAGCCGCAACTTCCTTAGTGCAATATCATTCTGTGATTTCGAGTTTTTCTCCTCACCAGAGTCATAATCTCTCGCATTTCCAGGGGGCAAACACCTACTACCTTCTCCAGACATACCGACAGGGATCGGCAGTTCCAGTGCTCCCAGTGTGGGTGATGCCCCTTTCCTCACACATGCCTGACTCTGTGGATTAAGGCTCTATTCCCTGTGATGGCATTACAGTCCAATGAGTTACAAAGCCATTATGAGAACTTACTATGTCAAAAAGCTAGGTTTGAGTTTTCTAGTTTTCATTATTCGCCCTTTTAGAAGGGCAGATCATGTTCATTTGTTTTAGCCACCTGTGATAGCCACAGTTCTGTTCATATAggttaggaaaaggagagaattcaagaaatatattttatttcatcatataaATCATTATTAATGGCAATAGCTCGAGGCAAGGAAATATTTACATTCAACTTTATTCAAGCAACAGTTGTGTAATGTTATTTTGAATTAAGTAATTTCAAAAGGACATTTCCTTTCtgaattaaatttatatattttgtatgcttATCCTTTGTACACTTCAGAATGAACAAATCAGATATTCCAGAGCTATTTTGAGAACAGGCCTCAAATTAAGAAGATCCTCATAAAGCCACTTATTCTTATAGGCGGCCACTAAAACCACGAGAAGCCCCACAGGCGCAAACATGGTGTTTGAAGACTGTCATATCAAGGACTTTGATTAAAAATATAGAAGCACACAGATACATGACCTTTGAAAAACATGTAAGAGTTTTCAGAAAAGAAATGGACATAGTGATGTATCCAAATCTAACTTTGGACTTGCAGACACACTAACACAGTCTGATGTCTTGTCTACATCCCATCAACCCAGATTCTCGTATTTACTCCGACTACTGCCCTCACCGCAAAACCTTACCACTGGCAGTCTTTCTGGGCTAGCCTTACCACTAATAAACTGTATAACATTAaaccttccatctttccttggATAGCATTTCCTAAGAATAGACTGGGAAACTGCTCTTGTCTACTTACACATTGGACACGCTTGTCTCACACATTCCTATCTCATGGCTCAATCTTATCCacctttatcatcctcctccatcccaagACCTTGCTTGTCGTGGAAGGGCTTAGAAGACGGAGACTTGGGCCCAATGTAGGGAATCACCCCTACCTTAGGCCTCAGCCCTTACCTCAACTAATTGTACTTGGTCTTATCttgtcccctttcctcttctgtccCCCCAATTCCTTGCCCGTTGTttgagggcttaggagacggggactgagacccaatatAGGGATCgtccctaccttgggcctcagtctccgacTCAACTAATTGTACATGGACTttactcctccatctttcctttttttttttccttaccttccttaccccttcctctatccAATTCCTAAAATGtgagagccgtgttgaaaggatgaaggCTGACTTCgtgccagtcatgaacggccaCAAGGAGCCACGGGCTCGGTATTCCCTTGGTGGTTGTCTAGTCCTTATCTCGCATGGGGCCCCTGAGGGGTGGACCGTTAATCATTCCCACTTATTTTCTGGCtttccatggccagtaatgaagattttgtcCCCTATTAGAGgcattgaggcttgcccctttatcaaataaccTCCCTAGTTCTGACCCCAATGATTTACCGATCCCTGACtcccctttgaccacggctccgaccatGGCTCCGACCAGTGATTCTTTCCCCCCCCATCTTTAACACCTACCATCAACCTAACCCACTCTGAACCATCTACCCAGATAACCCAACCTCCACATAACGCCCCTCTCTCAATCCCAATATCCTTGACACCATCTACTCaaatacctcctcctcctgcacccctccCTTATAACAACTCTTCAGCCTTATtgccccaccccccaacacatcACTACATCTCTCCACACCACACCCTTTTTAATACactgtttggagagagagagacagacagacagacagacacacaaaaacaaagagaaagagggagagagagaaaacagagagagggagagagagaaaacagagagagagagagaaaacagagagagagagagaaaacagagagagagaaaaaacagagagaaaaaaaacagagagagagaaaaaacaaagagagagagagagagaaaacagagaaagagagaaaacagagagagagagagaaaacagagagagagagagaaaaaaaaaacagaaaagagagggagaaaacagagagagacagaaaacagagagagagagaaaaaaaaaacagaaaagagagtgagaaaacagagagagagagagaaaacggagagagagggggggtgagaaaacagagagaaaaaaaaacagagagagagagagagagagaaaacagagagagagagggagagagagaaaaaaaaagagaaagagaaaacagagagagagagagggagaaaacagagagagagggagaaaacagagagagagacagaaaggaggacttcctgggtctccttctcgggctcttgggcgacttcctgggtctccttc of the Penaeus vannamei isolate JL-2024 unplaced genomic scaffold, ASM4276789v1 unanchor2250, whole genome shotgun sequence genome contains:
- the LOC138861177 gene encoding enolase-phosphatase E1-like isoform X2 produces the protein MTIASHQDIYLRLVECGTDAVYDDVTGKLQKTLTAFPLRVLPLILRYFAKNDMQLLAWVEVLCYRYGNVDREQRRELQGQYNQGAGDGSVEEPGKTEVNGNKHRDEGAEKPPVALEIQQREPADGQGELRLGWRKYIELAKEPVPEFRLSKPTAKGAGAENPLESNRDISAKTELGASPSEFREILSSVLMEAKACIAEGTAEEKSPKCKRDDILPASDNETESETSQLELRRIPSPVPIEAKACPAEGTKRDNSSKPDRGVLPASDSETGSEASQLELREITSPVPMEAMACTAEGMRREKSPNPNTDDLPANDSETRSEVTLELREIPSPVPVGTNPCTTEGTEMKKSQQPNAYIPQASKSETGSEVTDVYNSCELHEVNSRPRVEAQQTGTKIKYAEHSTEIQDTSEDPESEIWNKQDGISEQKIQDTIPKQEIQDKTEDKNIQNTELEQQVHMLTKTDLIREGVLKESELQDIREKLQEMVKYDKQYQKFIGIVERLQLNIPFQSKSKGIILTLIKSVKTTWEQTYQEGKGRDTDDGDDEEKEMSLGFVLQSLRNKSKNSSVDLSKIPEACQEVQLRGERQHDREIRSQSTSETCASEPTEAEHADSEMQEEFSNQHKLTKDLPSTKCPKLPLENYPSVREKKLEYTLCERKDATASVISQETAQDSIPCRRAPSRGRGKFNLCSVRRPDFDYREDTTGARPKNVFFRGRPSQEDLSIFDEKDASSSTLSKVTSSRIVSEGGKHLLPSPDIPTGIGSSSAPSVGDAPFLTHA
- the LOC138861177 gene encoding enolase-phosphatase E1-like isoform X1, with the translated sequence MTIASHQDIYLRLVECGTDAVYDDVTGKLQKTLTAFPLRVLPLILRYFAKNDMQLLAWVEVLCYRYGNVDREQRRELQGQYNQGAGDGSVEEPGKTEVNGNKHRDEGAEKPPVALEIQQREPADGQGELRLGWRKYIELAKEPVPEFRLSKPTAKGAGAENPLESNRDISAKTELGASPSEFREILSSVLMEAKACIAEGTAEEKSPKCKRDDILPASDNETESETSQLELRRIPSPVPIEAKACPAEGTKRDNSSKPDRGVLPASDSETGSEASQLELREITSPVPMEAMACTAEGMRREKSPNPNTDDLPANDSETRSEVTLELREIPSPVPVGTNPCTTEGTEMKKSQQPNAYIPQASKSETGSEVTDVYNSCELHEVNSRPRVEAQQTGTKIKYAEHSTEIQDTSEDPESEIWNKQDGISEQKIQDTIPKQEIQDKTEDKNIQNTELEQQVHMLTKTDLIREGVLKESELQDIREKLQEMVKYDKQYQKFIGIVERLQLNIPFQSKSKGIILTLIKSVKTTWEQTYQEGKGRDTDDGDDEEKEMSLGFVLQSLRNKSKNSSVDLSKIPEACQEVQLRGERQHDREIRSQSTSETCASEPTEAEHADSEMQEEFSNQHKLTKDLPSTKCPKLPLENYPSVREKKLEYTLCERKDATASVISQETAQDSIPCRRAPSRGRGKFNLCSVRRPDFDYREDTTGARPKNVFFRGRPSQEDLSIFDEKDASSSTLSKVTSSRIVSEGIYYNFNTAATSLVQYHSVISSFSPHQSHNLSHFQGANTYYLLQTYRQGSAVPVLPVWVMPLSSHMPDSVD
- the LOC138861177 gene encoding enolase-phosphatase E1-like isoform X3; amino-acid sequence: MTIASHQDIYLRLVECGTDAVYDDVTGKLQKTLTAFPLRVLPLILRYFAKNDMQLLAWVEVLCYRYGNVDREQRRELQGQYNQGAGDGSVEEPGKTEVNGNKHRDEGAEKPPVALEIQQREPADGQGELRLGWRKYIELAKEPVPEFRLSKPTAKGAGAENPLESNRDISAKTELGASPSEFREILSSVLMEAKACIAEGTAEEKSPKCKRDDILPASDNETESETSQLELRRIPSPVPIEAKACPAEGTKRDNSSKPDRGVLPASDSETGSEASQLELREITSPVPMEAMACTAEGMRREKSPNPNTDDLPANDSETRSEVTLELREIPSPVPVGTNPCTTEGTEMKKSQQPNAYIPQASKSETGSEVTDVYNSCELHEVNSRPRVEAQQTGTKIKYAEHSTEIQDTSEDPESEIWNKQDGISEQKIQDTIPKQEIQDKTEDKNIQNTELEQQVHMLTKTDLIREGVLKESELQDIREKLQEMVKYDKQYQKFIGIVERLQLNIPFQSKSKGIILTLIKSVKTTWEQTYQEGKGRDTDDGDDEEKEMSLGFVLQSLRNKSKNSSVDLSKIPEACQEVQLRGERQHDREIRSQSTSETCASEPTEAEHADSEMQEEFSNQHKLTKDLPSTKCPKLPLENYPSVREKKLEYTLCERKDATASVISQETAQDSIPCRRAPSRGRGKFNLCSVRRPDFDYREDTTGARPKNVFFRGRPSQEDLSIFDEKDASSSTLSKVTSSRIVSEES